Proteins encoded by one window of Rutidosis leptorrhynchoides isolate AG116_Rl617_1_P2 chromosome 7, CSIRO_AGI_Rlap_v1, whole genome shotgun sequence:
- the LOC139860535 gene encoding uncharacterized protein: MANLTGITPVNQLTKENKGYKVSVKGNKIRVALDKDAITYFEATFKEGRFLYLSRFTVIDSKDDYIKFINNSYKIIIYKICNVQKCPEFEIETDIYRVVSYEQVNEKLLQDDEIFDVTERVVNVIRYRTIKDRHGLRKILEFQLQNHMGELIRCALWGEHTIRLVAMEKKYHLDDKPIVALIHNCNLKDWDDGPQVNNIFFGTRLYLTETVPPFSIYTTLLENNPNRAELSQIPTMDPNIEEEETSVLRRFETTSPTWISDIVNLPKDVNFVVHAKVKRLFNNEGWFQQLCWKCEQKHVDTYIVELEKAILWCEKCAAEMQ, encoded by the exons ATGGCTAATCTAACAGGAATCACTCCAGTCAATCAACTAACCAAGGAAAATAAAGGCTATAAGGTCAGTGTCAAG GGTAACAAAATTAGGGTTGCACTGGATAAGGATGCTATTACTTATTTTGAAGCAACTTTTAAAGAAGGGCGTTTCCTATATCTCTCTAGGTTCACAGTCATCGACTCTAAAGATGACTATATCAAGTTTATCAATAATTCGTATAAGATTATCATCTACAAAATCTGTAATGTTCAAAAATGTCctgaatttgaaatagaaactgacATTTATCGTGTAGTCAGTTATGAACAGGTTAATGAGAAACTGCTACAGGATGATGAAATATTCG ATGTGACCGAAAGGGTTGTAAATGTGATAAGATATAGAACTATCAAAGATAGACATGGCTTAAGGAAAATTTTGGAATTCCAGTTGCAGAATCACAT GGGTGAGCTTATACGATGTGCGTTATGGGGAGAACACACCATCAGATTAGTTGCAATGGAAAAAAAATACCACTTGGATGACAAACCAATTGTAGCTTTGATCCATAACTGCAACCTTAAAGATTGGGATG ATGGGCCACAAGTCAATAACATATTCTTTGGTACAAGATTGTATCTCACTGAAACTGTTCCTCCCTTTTCGATTTACACCACCCT GTTGGAGAACAATCCAAACAGGGCTGAGCTTAGTCAAATTCCAACTATGGATCCAAACATTGAAGAGGAAGAGACTTCAGTTCTTAGAAGATTTGAAACAACTTCACCAACTTGGATTTCTGATATTGTTAACTTACCAAAG GATGTTAATTTTGTTGTACACGCTAAGGTAAAAAGACTTTTTAATAATGAAGGATGGTTTCAGCAGTTGTGCTGGAAGTGTGAGCAAAAACATGTGGATACATACATTGTTGAGCTGGAAAAAGCTATATTGTGGTGTGAAAAATGTGCTGCTGAAATGCAGTAG